In Pseudomonas coleopterorum, the genomic window CGAACTGGGCGGCGCTACCCATGTCCTTGGCATTCTTCGACAACGGATGACGCTCCAGCGAGATGCGGTCGATGGCCGCCTCGATCGCCGAATTGAGCAGCTCCACGATCAACGCCAGCAAGCACACGGCAATGAGCACCGCCCGCTCCACACGGCTGACCTGCAGCAAAAAGCTTACCGGCACCAGCACGACGTTGAGCAGCACCAGTTGGCGGAACGCGGCTTCGCCGGTGAAGGCGGCGCGCAGGCCGTCAAAGGAGTAGCCGGTGGCGTTGAGAATACGTTTGAGGCCGGTCTGGCCCTTGAAAGGTGACATGCGCGACGATCCGGAAAGGGAAAACGGCCGACACTGAAACGTTCGGCATTGAAAGAGGTGACGGTACAGCTCAGTTCGCGGAGGTGGACTCCAGTTGTTGCAACAGCAAGGCGGCCTGGGTGCGAGTCCGCACGCCCAGCTTGCGGAAGATCGCCGTCACATGGGCCTTGATCGTGGCTTCCGACACGCCCAGCTCGTAGGCGATCTGCTTGTTCAGCAACCCTTCGCAGACCATGGTGAGCACCCGGAACTGTTGCGGCGTCAAGCTGGCCAGTCCTTCGCTGGCAGCCTTGGCTTCAGCCGAGACGCTGACCGCCTCGAACGCCTGCGGCGGCCACCACACCTCCCCATCCAGCACATCACGCACGGCGGTCTGGATGGTTTCCAGCGGACTCGACTTGGGGATGAAGCCACTGGCACCAAATTCACGCGAGCGCACCATGACCCAGGCATCTTCCTGGGCCGAGACCATCACCACCGGGATCTGCGGGTATTGGCCACGCAGCAAGACCAGTCCCGAGAAGCCATAGGCACCTGGCATGTTGAGATCCAACAGCACCAGGTCCCAGTCGGCCTTTTCATCGAGACGCCCCTCGAGCTCGGCAATGCTCGCCACCTCGACCAGACGCACGTCCGCGCCCAGTCCCATGGTCAAGGCCTGGTGCAGCGCACTGCGGAACAGAGGATGGTCGTCGGCGATCAGGATTTCGTAAGTGGCCATTGATCACAGGATTCCAGGAAATGAAGCCGCTCGGACAGTACCGCCCGATTCGGCGCCAAGAATGCCGACCCCGCTCATGGTGGTCAAGCGACTCCACGGCCAGAGTCGACTCGGATTCGACACAGTGTCCGGAATTATAGGTAGTCGGCCAGGAACCGATGCCCCGCATCCGTCTCGTCGACGGGCTCCTGAAATTTCGCCGCCAGGTAGTGTGCACTGAACACATCCAGATAGGCATCCAGCACTCGCGCTGCCGCCTCGTCCCCGGCCAGCTCCAGACACAGCGCGGCCACCTCGGCCGTGCAGAAGTGATCATCACGCTTGGAACGGCGCAAGGTGTAGCGCGACAGTTGCTCAGGCGCCAGACTCAGCACTGGCAGCGAGGCCAGATAGGGGCTCTTGCGGAACATCTTTCGCGCTTCGGTCCAGGTGGCGTCCAGCAGGATGAACAGCGGACGCCGGCCGGGCTGGGGAGTCACGCTGTTCGTCACCCGCTGCGGCTCAACGAATTCTCCGGGAAAGACCAGGTAGGGTTGCCACTGTGGATCGGCCAGCAGCGCCAGCAACTGTGGGTCGACACCCACCCGTGACCACATGAAGGCATGGGTGTCGGCGATCACGTCCGCGATCAGCCAACCGGTATTGCTGGGTTTCATGGGTTCGACGTCATGCATCAGCAGACACATGGCCGACTGCGCAGCGACGCCGGGGCGCCAGGCGCACAGACAGTACTGGGGAATGACCCGGCAACGCGGGCAGCGTGGCGCACGCGAACCCCTTGCGGTAAATGGCTGGGTACTGCGCGCCAGACGCTCGCTGCGCAGACGGAAAACGGCATGGCTCATTGCAGATCACGCTGGGAACTGGGGCGCGGATTCTAGCAGAGCTGACCCTGGCAGCGATGCCGATGGTGAGCAGACGTGTCGCACCGTATAATCCGCCTACCCTCAGAGGTGGGTGAACGCCTGTACCATCGACAGGTCTTACGCCCACTTGTCTTGCCCGGCTTTTTGCCCAGGAGTGTTTCATGCTGCGCTTTATCGCCCCATCCTTCGCCTTGCTGCTTGCCCTGCCGCTGGCCGCCCACGCTGCCTCGTTGAAGGAGATGGAGCTGTCGAAAAACCTGCAGAAAGTCGCTCAGCAAAGCAGTGTGGGTACGCCGCGCGCAATCAACGAGGACATCCTCGATCAAGGTTTCACCGTCGAAGGCAACCAGTTGATCAACCATCTGAGCGTTCGCGAAAGCCAGGCCGAAGAGATGCGCCGCGATCCCAAAACCGTGTACCTGCAGCTGGGTGCCAGCGTGTGTCGCAACAAGGGATTCCGCAACCTGATGGCACAGGGCGCCGTTATGCGCTACGACTTCACCGAATACAAGACCAATCGCACCATCGGCACTCAGTCCTACACCGCCAAGGATTGCGGCAAGTAATAGTCTGAGAAAAATGACTGTGCTCCTCGACGAGCACCGCTGACTCAACGGCGAAATGGATCAGTCCAGATCCTTGCCGTTGAGTAGACGGGAAATCAGCTCCATCGGGTAGCCCCGATATGCCAGAAAGCGTGTCTGCTGGGCCCGCTCCTTGGCTTCAATGGGAAGCCTTGCGGCGAACTTGCGCTCCCAGACATCACGCAGCTGTACCCCCCAATCGAATCCGCTTTGACGAAGTGCCTGTTCGACATCAGCCCGCTGCAGACCGCGCTGGGTCAGGTCTTCGCGTATCCGCGCAGGCCCGTAGCCCGAGTTGGCTCGGTAGCGAATGAAGCTTTCCAGATAACGCGCTTCGGACAACAAGCCTTCGTCAGTGAGACGATCAAGCTCGGTGTCGATCATTTCGGGGGAGGCGCCGCGCTGACGCAATTTGCGCGTCAGCTCGACTCGACCGTGCTCGCGACGTGCGAGCAGGTCCATGGCAGACCGTCGCACGGCGACGGGTGTATCCAGTACGACAGGTGGCATGGGCTAATCAGAAATCAGCTTCTGCTTCAGCGGTGTCGGCAGCGGGTGCAGTCGCCGCCGATGCCTTGTCTGCTGCCGCCTTGTCGGTACCGCCGGTCAGCAGCTTGTCGCGGATCTGCTTCTCGAGAGTGGCCTTGATTTCCGGGTTGTCTTGCAGGAACTTGGCCGAGTTGGCCTTGCCCTGACCGATCTTGCTGCCCTGGTAGCTGTACCAGGCACCCGACTTCTCCAGCAGCCCGTTGGCCACACCCAGATCGACGATTTCGCCGTTCAGGTAGATGCCCTTGCCGTACAGGATCTGGAACTCGGCCTGACGGAATGGCGGTGCCACCTTGTTCTTGACGACCTTGACGCGGGTTTCGCTGCCCACCACTTCGTCGCCTTCCTTGACTGCGCCGGTACGGCGGATGTCCAGGCGAACCGAGGCGTAGAACTTCAGCGCGTTACCACCGGTGGTGGTTTCCGGGCTGCCGAACATTACGCCGATCTTCATGCGGATCTGGTTGATGAAGATGACCAGGCAGTTGGCGTTCTTGATGTTACCGGTGATCTTGCGCAGCGCCTGGGACATCAGGCGTGCCTGCAGACCGACGTGCATGTCGCCCATCTCGCCTTCGATCTCGGCCTTGGGCACCAGTGCGGCCACGGAGTCGACGATGATCACGTCGACCGCGTTGGAGCGCACCAGCATGTCGGTGATTTCCAGCGCCTGCTCGCCGGTGTCCGGCTGGGAGACCAGCAGGTCGTCGACGTTGACGCCCAGCTTGCCGGCGTATTCGGGATCCAGCGCGTGCTCGGCGTCGACGAAGGCGCAGGTTGCACCGGCTTTCTGAGCCTGGGCGATGACCGAAAGCGTCAGCGTGGTCTTACCCGACGATTCCGGGCCGTAGATCTCGACGATCCGGCCTTTTGGCAGACCGCCGATACCCAGCGCGATATCCAGACCGAGCGAACCGGTAGAGATGGCCGGAATCGCTTGGCGATCGTGGTCACCCATGCGCATGACGGCGCCCTTACCGAATTGACGTTCGATCTGACCCAGGGCCGCAGCCAAGGCACGCTTCTTGTTGTCGTCCATTGAAGTCCTCACGTAATCAATAAGGCCTGACGGCCAGAACACCTGTATAAGTAGCCAGTATTATTCCACATACCACGTCCCTCGCCTACCCCGGAAACGGTTTTTCTCCAGCGGCAAGGTGTAACAAACCCTGAAGCGCAGCGACCACGGTTTGCCGGCGCACAGCGTCGCGGTCGCCGGCAAACTGCTCGCGCCGGCTGAACAGCCGAGTGCCGTCGGCCCAGGCCAACCACACCGTGCCCACCGGCTTGTCAGCGGAGCCACCGCCAGGGCCGGCGACGCCACTGACTGCCACGGCGAAGCGTGCTCTGCTGTGCTGCTGGGCACCGCGCACCATGGCTTCGACTACCTCGCGGCTGACGGCACCGACCTGTTCGAACAGCTCGGTCGGAACCTGTAACTGGGCGGTTTTCTGCGCATTGGAATAGGTGATGTAACCCGCTTCGAACCATGCCGAGCTGCCGGCGATTCGCGTGATGGCTTCGGCAATGCCACCGCCTGTGCAGGACTCCGCCGTAGTGACTTGGGCGCCGAGGCCAAGCAGGCGCTCGCCGAGGTCGGCAGAGAGTGAGGTCGAGGCGTCCATAGCAGCTCCTTGATAAGGCGGCCAACGAGGCTACGCCCTCGCGCCATGCAGGTCAAAAGTCGCCGTGGCCTGCCTGGATACGACCGATCCGACGGACATTCGTGCGACCGCGTCTGCGCTGCCAACGTCCTACATCGCAAAAAAAATCCCTGTACTATTGGCGACCTGCCTTACGTCCCCCAAGACACCCGCGAGCTAAGTCCTTGAATGTCCGATTTTTCTAACCACACCCCGATGATGCAACAGTACTGGAAGCTGAAGAACCAGCATCCTGAACAGCTGATGTTCTACCGCATGGGCGATTTCTACGAAATCTTCTACGAAGACGCGAAGAAAGCGGCCAAATTGCTCGACATCACCCTGACTGCCCGTGGGCAGTCGGCGGGTCAGTCGATCCCCATGTGCGGCATTCCCTACCATGCGGCCGAGGGTTACCTGGCCAAGCTGGTCAAGCTGGGCGAATCGGTGGTGATCTGCGAGCAGATCGGCGACCCGGCGACGAGCAAGGGGCCGGTCGAGCGGCAAGTGGTACGCATCATCACCCCGGGTACGGTCAGCGACGAAGCGCTGCTCGACGAGCGTCGCGACAACCTCATCGCGGCCGTACTGGGCGACGAACGTCTGTTCGGTCTGGCGGTATTGGACATCACCAGCGGCAGCTTCATGGTCATGGAGCTGGCGGGCTGGGAAAACCTGCTGGCGGAGCTTGAGCGGATCAATCCGGTCGAGTTGCTGATTCCCGATGACTGGCCCCAGGGGCTGCCGGCCGAGAAGCGCAAAGGCTCGCGCCGTCGCGCGCCTTGGGACTTCGAGCGCGATACCGCGCACAAGAGCCTGTGTCAGCAGTTCGCCACCCAAGACCTCAAGGGCTTTGGTTGCGAGAAGTTGACCCTGGCCATCGGCGCCGCCGGTTGCCTGCTCGGCTATGCCAAGGAAACCCAGCGCACCGCCCTGCCCCATCTGCGCAGCCTGCGTCACGAACGCCTGGATGACACGGTGGTGCTGGACGGTGCCAGCCGTCGCAACCTGGAGTTGGACACCAACCTGGCCGGCGGGCGCGACAATACCCTGCAATCGGTCATCGACCGCTGCCAGACCGCGATGGGCAGCCGCCTCCTGACGCGCTGGCTCAATCGCCCACTGCGTGACCTCAAGGTGCTGCAGGCACGCCAGGGCTCGATCAGCTGCCTGCTGGAAGGCTACCGCTTCGAAAGTCTGCAGCCCCAGCTCAAGGAAATCGGCGACATCGAGCGAATCCTCGCGCGGATCGGGTTGCGCAATGCCCGGCCGCGGGACCTGGCGCGGTTGCGTGACGCCCTGGCCGCGCTGCCCGAGTTGCAGGTGGCGATGGCCGAACTCGAGGCACCGCATCTGGCGCAGCTGGCGGCCATCGCCGGGACCTATCCAGAGCTGGCCGATCTGTTGGCCAAGGCCATCGTCGACAATCCACCTGCGGTGATCCGCGACGGCGGTGTGCTGAAGACCGGTTACGACAGCGAGCTGGACGAACTGCTGTCGCTGAGCGAGAACGCCGGGCAGTTCCTGATCGATCTCGAAGCGCGCGAAAAGGCGCGTACCGGCCTGTCCCACTTGAAGGTGGGCTACAACCGTGTGCACGGGTACTTCATCGAACTGCCCAGCAAGCAAGCCGAGCAGGCACCGGCGGACTACATCCGACGGCAGACGCTCAAGGGCGCAGAGCGCTTCATCACTCCCGAGCTCAAGGCCTTCGAAGACAAGGCGCTGTCGGCCAAGAGTCGCGCCCTGGCGCGCGAGAAGTCGTTGTACGAAGCGTTGCTGGAAAACCTCATCGGCCATTTGCCGCCTCTGCAGGACACCGCAGCAGCGCTGGCCGAGCTGGATGTGCTGAGCAACCTGGCCGAGCGAGCCCTGAACCTGGACCTTAACCGTCCGCGCTTCGTGGAAGAGCCGTGCCTGCGCATCGGCCAGGGTCGCCATCCGGTTGTCGAGCAGGTGCTGACCACGCCGTTCGTGGCCAACGACCTGAGCCTGGACGACAGCACTCGCATGTTGGTGATCACCGGTCCGAACATGGGCGGTAAGTCCACCTACATGCGGCAGACCGCCTTGATCGTGTTGCTGGCGCACATCGGCAGCTTCGTGCCGGCGGCCAGTTGCGAGCTGTCGCTGGTCGACCGCATCTTCACCCGAATCGGTTCGAGTGACGATCTGGCCGGTGGTCGGTCGACCTTCATGGTCGAGATGAGCGAGACCGCGAACATCCTGCACAACGCCACCGAGCGCAGCCTGGTGCTGATGGACGAAGTCGGTCGCGGCACCAGCACCTTCGACGGCCTGTCGCTGGCCTGGGCTGCCGCCGAATGCCTAGCCGGACTGCGCGCCTACACGCTGTTCGCCACTCATTACTTCGAGCTGACGGTGCTGCCGGAGAGCCAGCCACTGGTGGCGAACGTGCACCTGAGCGCTACCGAACACAACGAACGCATCGTTTTTCTGCACCATGTGCTCGCCGGTCCCGCCAGCCAGAGTTATGGTCTGGCAGTGGCACAGTTGGCCGGCGTGCCAGGCGCGGTGATCCAGCGGGCCAAGGAGCACCTGAGTCGTCTGGAAACCACCAGCCTGCCCCATGAGGCGCCGACGGCCGCGCCTGGCAAGACCGCTGCGCCGCATCAGGCCGACCTGTTCGCCAGCTTGCCACACCCGGTACTGGAGCAGCTTGCCAAGACCGATATCGATGGACTGACCCCGCGCCAAGCGCTGGAATTGCTCTATGCACTGAAGAACCGGGTCTAACGCTTATTCCTACAAGCTGC contains:
- the recX gene encoding recombination regulator RecX — encoded protein: MPPVVLDTPVAVRRSAMDLLARREHGRVELTRKLRQRGASPEMIDTELDRLTDEGLLSEARYLESFIRYRANSGYGPARIREDLTQRGLQRADVEQALRQSGFDWGVQLRDVWERKFAARLPIEAKERAQQTRFLAYRGYPMELISRLLNGKDLD
- a CDS encoding tRNA-uridine aminocarboxypropyltransferase; this translates as MSHAVFRLRSERLARSTQPFTARGSRAPRCPRCRVIPQYCLCAWRPGVAAQSAMCLLMHDVEPMKPSNTGWLIADVIADTHAFMWSRVGVDPQLLALLADPQWQPYLVFPGEFVEPQRVTNSVTPQPGRRPLFILLDATWTEARKMFRKSPYLASLPVLSLAPEQLSRYTLRRSKRDDHFCTAEVAALCLELAGDEAAARVLDAYLDVFSAHYLAAKFQEPVDETDAGHRFLADYL
- a CDS encoding diacylglycerol kinase, whose protein sequence is MSPFKGQTGLKRILNATGYSFDGLRAAFTGEAAFRQLVLLNVVLVPVSFLLQVSRVERAVLIAVCLLALIVELLNSAIEAAIDRISLERHPLSKNAKDMGSAAQFVALTMIVLVWAVILL
- a CDS encoding CinA family protein, with the protein product MDASTSLSADLGERLLGLGAQVTTAESCTGGGIAEAITRIAGSSAWFEAGYITYSNAQKTAQLQVPTELFEQVGAVSREVVEAMVRGAQQHSRARFAVAVSGVAGPGGGSADKPVGTVWLAWADGTRLFSRREQFAGDRDAVRRQTVVAALQGLLHLAAGEKPFPG
- the mutS gene encoding DNA mismatch repair protein MutS — protein: MSDFSNHTPMMQQYWKLKNQHPEQLMFYRMGDFYEIFYEDAKKAAKLLDITLTARGQSAGQSIPMCGIPYHAAEGYLAKLVKLGESVVICEQIGDPATSKGPVERQVVRIITPGTVSDEALLDERRDNLIAAVLGDERLFGLAVLDITSGSFMVMELAGWENLLAELERINPVELLIPDDWPQGLPAEKRKGSRRRAPWDFERDTAHKSLCQQFATQDLKGFGCEKLTLAIGAAGCLLGYAKETQRTALPHLRSLRHERLDDTVVLDGASRRNLELDTNLAGGRDNTLQSVIDRCQTAMGSRLLTRWLNRPLRDLKVLQARQGSISCLLEGYRFESLQPQLKEIGDIERILARIGLRNARPRDLARLRDALAALPELQVAMAELEAPHLAQLAAIAGTYPELADLLAKAIVDNPPAVIRDGGVLKTGYDSELDELLSLSENAGQFLIDLEAREKARTGLSHLKVGYNRVHGYFIELPSKQAEQAPADYIRRQTLKGAERFITPELKAFEDKALSAKSRALAREKSLYEALLENLIGHLPPLQDTAAALAELDVLSNLAERALNLDLNRPRFVEEPCLRIGQGRHPVVEQVLTTPFVANDLSLDDSTRMLVITGPNMGGKSTYMRQTALIVLLAHIGSFVPAASCELSLVDRIFTRIGSSDDLAGGRSTFMVEMSETANILHNATERSLVLMDEVGRGTSTFDGLSLAWAAAECLAGLRAYTLFATHYFELTVLPESQPLVANVHLSATEHNERIVFLHHVLAGPASQSYGLAVAQLAGVPGAVIQRAKEHLSRLETTSLPHEAPTAAPGKTAAPHQADLFASLPHPVLEQLAKTDIDGLTPRQALELLYALKNRV
- the recA gene encoding recombinase RecA, which gives rise to MDDNKKRALAAALGQIERQFGKGAVMRMGDHDRQAIPAISTGSLGLDIALGIGGLPKGRIVEIYGPESSGKTTLTLSVIAQAQKAGATCAFVDAEHALDPEYAGKLGVNVDDLLVSQPDTGEQALEITDMLVRSNAVDVIIVDSVAALVPKAEIEGEMGDMHVGLQARLMSQALRKITGNIKNANCLVIFINQIRMKIGVMFGSPETTTGGNALKFYASVRLDIRRTGAVKEGDEVVGSETRVKVVKNKVAPPFRQAEFQILYGKGIYLNGEIVDLGVANGLLEKSGAWYSYQGSKIGQGKANSAKFLQDNPEIKATLEKQIRDKLLTGGTDKAAADKASAATAPAADTAEAEADF
- the erdR gene encoding response regulator transcription factor ErdR, which translates into the protein MATYEILIADDHPLFRSALHQALTMGLGADVRLVEVASIAELEGRLDEKADWDLVLLDLNMPGAYGFSGLVLLRGQYPQIPVVMVSAQEDAWVMVRSREFGASGFIPKSSPLETIQTAVRDVLDGEVWWPPQAFEAVSVSAEAKAASEGLASLTPQQFRVLTMVCEGLLNKQIAYELGVSEATIKAHVTAIFRKLGVRTRTQAALLLQQLESTSAN
- a CDS encoding PA3611 family quorum-sensing-regulated virulence factor, producing the protein MLRFIAPSFALLLALPLAAHAASLKEMELSKNLQKVAQQSSVGTPRAINEDILDQGFTVEGNQLINHLSVRESQAEEMRRDPKTVYLQLGASVCRNKGFRNLMAQGAVMRYDFTEYKTNRTIGTQSYTAKDCGK